A stretch of DNA from Methylobacterium sp. CB376:
TCGATGAAGCCCGTGTCGAAGCGCCCGGCCCGGAAATCCGGGGCGAGGGCGAGCGCCCTCAGGAAGGCGACGTTGGTCTTCGGGCCGGCCACCAGGGTGCGGTCGAGGGCCGCGGCCAGCCGGTCGAGCGCCTCGCCGCGGGTCGCCCCGTGGGCGATCACCTTGGCGATCATCGGATCGTAGAAGGGCGAGACGGTGTCGCCCTCGCGCACGCCGGCATCGACGCGCAGGCCCTCGCCGGAGGGCAGGGCGAGGGCGCGCAGCCGCCCGGTCGAGGGCAGGAAGCCTCCGGCCGGATCCTCCGCGTAGAGCCGCGCCTCGACCGCGTGGCCGTCGATGGCGAGGTCGTCCTGGCCGAGCGGCAGGGGCTCGCCCGCCGCGACGCGGAACTGCCACTCCACCAGGTCGAGCCCGGTGATCGCCTCCGTCACCGGATGCTCGACCTGCAGCCTCGTGTTCATCTCCATGAACCAGAACCCGTCCGGCCGCAGTCCCTCGCGCCCGTCGGCGATGAACTCGACGGTGCCGGCGCCGACATAGCCGACCGCGCGGGCCGCCTCGACCGCCGCCCGCCCCATCGCGGCGCGCATCTCGGGCGGCATGCCGGGGGCGGGGGCCTCCTCGATCACCTTCTGGTGGCGGCGCTGGAGCGAGCAGTCGCGCTCGAACAGGTGCAGGGCGTTGCCGTGGGCGTCGCAGAAGACCTGGATCTCCACGTGGCGCGGGCTCAGCACGTATTTCTCGACGAGCACGCGCGGGTCGCCGAAGGCGCCGAGCGCCTCGCGCTGCGCCCCTTCGAGGGCGGCCGAAAACGCCTCCGGGGCCTCGACCCGGCGCATGCCCTTGCCGCCGCCGCCCGCCACCGCCTTGATCAGCACCGGATAGCCGATCGCGGCGGCCTGCGCGGCGAGGAAGTCGGGCTCCTGGCGCGGGCCGTGATAGCCGGGCACCACCGGCACCCCGGCCCTGGCCACCAGCGCCTTGGCGGCGTCCTTGAGG
This window harbors:
- a CDS encoding acetyl-CoA carboxylase biotin carboxylase subunit; the encoded protein is MTGLRSVLIANRGEIACRIIRTARRLGLRTVAVYSEADRAAQHVALADEAHPIGPAPAAESYLRIDRLLDAARRAGADCIHPGYGFLSERPDFAEACAQAGIVFVGPPAAAIRAMGLKDAAKALVARAGVPVVPGYHGPRQEPDFLAAQAAAIGYPVLIKAVAGGGGKGMRRVEAPEAFSAALEGAQREALGAFGDPRVLVEKYVLSPRHVEIQVFCDAHGNALHLFERDCSLQRRHQKVIEEAPAPGMPPEMRAAMGRAAVEAARAVGYVGAGTVEFIADGREGLRPDGFWFMEMNTRLQVEHPVTEAITGLDLVEWQFRVAAGEPLPLGQDDLAIDGHAVEARLYAEDPAGGFLPSTGRLRALALPSGEGLRVDAGVREGDTVSPFYDPMIAKVIAHGATRGEALDRLAAALDRTLVAGPKTNVAFLRALALAPDFRAGRFDTGFIDRHLDALTGRGAGIDPGAIRQGVAALLARERIAPASPPSPWDLADGFQLGAGRRQAFPILVEGEAHEVVLAWPEGGGALTIEVGGEARAQDRAHVVPGERGVLVVAGGRQVALAPPDPFDVDLDHIGEGGSVKAPMHGRLVALFVAPGDRVTRGQRLAIVEAMKMEHALTAPSDGEVTEVTAQAGAQVAEGARLIGIRPDADGETNAAGPEEPA